The proteins below come from a single Triticum aestivum cultivar Chinese Spring chromosome 5D, IWGSC CS RefSeq v2.1, whole genome shotgun sequence genomic window:
- the LOC123120551 gene encoding uncharacterized protein isoform X1 — MRRLDGSGFSVSVAGKRKRSPEYPCVSRFRQRRLLSFLRRQKLFDAYDVLTGESGARIDLYHLTDLVKAGRWDEAIDHLSCFLPCDLALGAHGRVLLHFLRVHKAVHDIVSGAPESRAVSAALRMCFTKNFTINHAITKLRTILWSLHSSSGFRDSLDFGRVRDKAASTVVYLAYQTTELREHMKEARGPAEPHNVLPIGFGFRPRRHVKRGPIPGSVLVRHYLRKRRMLASSISSHCEGSSSESLIKAKEWMVDLVDSCLEAGKRHQGYPLQYVCTPMVHKGAPVDPFSRSNLGTFRSPARNPGMSSDTDFDLLVLKTKEWAIYLTDQRLEAWPDLSQGYEYPFRCVNKDGFPVARILQTIPVTLVGHAKSFALSSLTKAEVPSFIQVLHPLEGPARNYGISPVTNAGGLPSQSMSAILAPPYDQFLITTEKDAGALSSKAMSAILASPSKYIKANADVLPSETMSAIWASPYENSLVSTVTNAGTHKHLSQEHCYTENVCQDFSPRKNPRMELTTVGQGFNPKRQRTTLSTLEGAYGDTNEQKERGVARPQVARK, encoded by the exons ATGAGGCGCTTGGATGGGTCGGGGTTCTCCGTCTCCGTGGCCGGCAAGCGCAAGCGTTCGCCGGAGTACCCCTGCGTGTCGCGCTTCCGGCAGCGGCgactcctctccttcctccggcgccAGAAGCTGTTCGACGCCTACGACGT GCTTACCGGCGAGTCGGGTGCGCGCATCGACCTGTACCATCTGACCGACCTTGTCAAGGCGGGCCGGTGGGACGAGGCCATCGACCATCTCTCCTGCTTCCTGCCGTGCGACCTTGCTCTGGGCGCCCACGGCCGCGTcctcctccacttcctccgcgTGCACAAGGCCGTCCACGACATCGTCTCCGGGGCGCCCGAGAGCCGTGCCGTCTCTGCCGCTCTCAGGATGTGCTTCACCAAGAATTTTACCATCAACCACGCCATCACCAAGCTCCGCACCATCCTCTGGTCCCTCCACTCCTCCAGCGGATTCAG GGACTCCCTGGACTTTGGGCGCGTGAGAGACAAGGCTGCATCCACTGTCGTTTACTTGGCTTATCAAACTACAGAGTTGAGAGAACATATGAAAGAGGCGCGTGGCCCAGCGGAACCCCACAATGTACTCCCCATTGGCTTCGG CTTCCGTCCAAGGCGCCATGTGAAGCGAGGCCCCATCCCGGGCTCTGTTCTTGTCAGGCACTATCTTCGTAAGAGGAGGAT GCTTGCTTCTTCGATATCAAGTCACTGTGAAGGGTCAAGTTCTG AATCGTTAATTAAGGCAAAAGAATGGATGGTGGATCTTGTTG ATTCATGTTTGGAAGCTGGTAAGCGGCATCAAGGGTATCCACTTCAATATGTTTGTACTCCAATGGTACACAAAG GTGCTCCTGTTGATCCATTCTCGCGGAGTAATCTTGGTACATTCAGAAGTCCGGCTAGAAATCCTGGCATGTCATCAGACACCGATTTCG ACTTGTTAGTCCTCAAGACAAAGGAATGGGCAATTTACCTTACAG ATCAACGGCTGGAAGCTTGGCCGGACCTTAGTCAAGGGTATGAGTATCCATTTCGCTGTGTCAATAAGGATG GTTTTCCAGTTGCCCGAATTTTGCAGACTATCCCTGTTACCTTGGTGGGGCATGCTAAAAGTTTTGCACTTTCATCACTAACAAAAGCAG AAGTTCCATCCTTCATTCAGGTGCTCCATCCTTTGGAAGGTCCTGCTAGAAACTATGGGATCTCACCAGTGACAAATGCTG GTGGTCTACCTTCACAGTCCATGTCTGCTATCTTGGCACCTCCTTATGACCAGTTCTTGATTACAACAGAGAAAGATGCAG GTGCTCTGTCCTCAAAGGCCATGTCTGCTATCTTGGCATCTCCTTCTAAATATATCAAGGCAAATGCAG ATGTTCTACCCTCAGAGACTATGTCTGCTATCTGGGCATCTCCTTATGAAAACTCTCTGGTCTCAACAGTGACAAATGCAG GTACACATAAGCATTTGAGTCAAGAACATTGCTATACTGAGAATGTTTGCCAGGATTTCAGCCCAAGGAAGAATCCAAGGATGGAACTGACAACTGTTGGGCAAGGCTTTAATCCGAAAAGGCAACGGACAACTCTG AGTACACTAGAAGGCGCATATGGGGACACAAATGAGCAGAAAGAGAGGGGGGTTGCTCGGCCCCAAGTTgcacgaaaataa
- the LOC123120551 gene encoding uncharacterized protein isoform X2 yields the protein MRRLDGSGFSVSVAGKRKRSPEYPCVSRFRQRRLLSFLRRQKLFDAYDVLTGESGARIDLYHLTDLVKAGRWDEAIDHLSCFLPCDLALGAHGRVLLHFLRVHKAVHDIVSGAPESRAVSAALRMCFTKNFTINHAITKLRTILWSLHSSSGFRDSLDFGRVRDKAASTVVYLAYQTTELREHMKEARGPAEPHNVLPIGFGFRPRRHVKRGPIPGSVLVRHYLRKRRMLASSISSHCEGSSSESLIKAKEWMVDLVDSCLEAGKRHQGYPLQYVCTPMVHKGAPVDPFSRSNLGTFRSPARNPGMSSDTDFDLLVLKTKEWAIYLTDQRLEAWPDLSQGYEYPFRCVNKDGFPVARILQTIPVTLVGHAKSFALSSLTKAEVPSFIQVLHPLEGPARNYGISPVTNAGGLPSQSMSAILAPPYDQFLITTEKDAGALSSKAMSAILASPSKYIKANADVLPSETMSAIWASPYENSLVSTVTNAGTHKHLSQEHCYTENVCQDFSPRKNPRMELTTVGQGFNPKRQRTTLASLIEGEAEGHLTPCS from the exons ATGAGGCGCTTGGATGGGTCGGGGTTCTCCGTCTCCGTGGCCGGCAAGCGCAAGCGTTCGCCGGAGTACCCCTGCGTGTCGCGCTTCCGGCAGCGGCgactcctctccttcctccggcgccAGAAGCTGTTCGACGCCTACGACGT GCTTACCGGCGAGTCGGGTGCGCGCATCGACCTGTACCATCTGACCGACCTTGTCAAGGCGGGCCGGTGGGACGAGGCCATCGACCATCTCTCCTGCTTCCTGCCGTGCGACCTTGCTCTGGGCGCCCACGGCCGCGTcctcctccacttcctccgcgTGCACAAGGCCGTCCACGACATCGTCTCCGGGGCGCCCGAGAGCCGTGCCGTCTCTGCCGCTCTCAGGATGTGCTTCACCAAGAATTTTACCATCAACCACGCCATCACCAAGCTCCGCACCATCCTCTGGTCCCTCCACTCCTCCAGCGGATTCAG GGACTCCCTGGACTTTGGGCGCGTGAGAGACAAGGCTGCATCCACTGTCGTTTACTTGGCTTATCAAACTACAGAGTTGAGAGAACATATGAAAGAGGCGCGTGGCCCAGCGGAACCCCACAATGTACTCCCCATTGGCTTCGG CTTCCGTCCAAGGCGCCATGTGAAGCGAGGCCCCATCCCGGGCTCTGTTCTTGTCAGGCACTATCTTCGTAAGAGGAGGAT GCTTGCTTCTTCGATATCAAGTCACTGTGAAGGGTCAAGTTCTG AATCGTTAATTAAGGCAAAAGAATGGATGGTGGATCTTGTTG ATTCATGTTTGGAAGCTGGTAAGCGGCATCAAGGGTATCCACTTCAATATGTTTGTACTCCAATGGTACACAAAG GTGCTCCTGTTGATCCATTCTCGCGGAGTAATCTTGGTACATTCAGAAGTCCGGCTAGAAATCCTGGCATGTCATCAGACACCGATTTCG ACTTGTTAGTCCTCAAGACAAAGGAATGGGCAATTTACCTTACAG ATCAACGGCTGGAAGCTTGGCCGGACCTTAGTCAAGGGTATGAGTATCCATTTCGCTGTGTCAATAAGGATG GTTTTCCAGTTGCCCGAATTTTGCAGACTATCCCTGTTACCTTGGTGGGGCATGCTAAAAGTTTTGCACTTTCATCACTAACAAAAGCAG AAGTTCCATCCTTCATTCAGGTGCTCCATCCTTTGGAAGGTCCTGCTAGAAACTATGGGATCTCACCAGTGACAAATGCTG GTGGTCTACCTTCACAGTCCATGTCTGCTATCTTGGCACCTCCTTATGACCAGTTCTTGATTACAACAGAGAAAGATGCAG GTGCTCTGTCCTCAAAGGCCATGTCTGCTATCTTGGCATCTCCTTCTAAATATATCAAGGCAAATGCAG ATGTTCTACCCTCAGAGACTATGTCTGCTATCTGGGCATCTCCTTATGAAAACTCTCTGGTCTCAACAGTGACAAATGCAG GTACACATAAGCATTTGAGTCAAGAACATTGCTATACTGAGAATGTTTGCCAGGATTTCAGCCCAAGGAAGAATCCAAGGATGGAACTGACAACTGTTGGGCAAGGCTTTAATCCGAAAAGGCAACGGACAACTCTG GCTTCGCTGATTGAAGGTGAAGCTGAAGGTCACCTCACACCATGTTCTTGA